One part of the Candida albicans SC5314 chromosome R, complete sequence genome encodes these proteins:
- a CDS encoding putative peptidylprolyl isomerase (Ortholog(s) have U2-type spliceosomal complex localization), with amino-acid sequence MESNNNKLKKKSIIIAYNEEDEDLEEEEFKIKSVYDLNKQESNDIDNNTNEIKQLDNTNIEHKEKKEEKEKEEEEEVSELKSEEEEEEELEEQVSFPKIINRDPSIDSDYDSDLDLNNSESISINQLKAHKYLG; translated from the coding sequence AtggaatcaaataataataaattgaaaaagaaatctatTATCATAGCatataatgaagaagatgaggACCtcgaagaagaagaatttaaGATAAAAAGTGTTtatgatttaaataaacaagaatCGAATGATATAGATAATAATACCAATGAGATTAAACAATTAGATAATACAAATATTGAAcataaagaaaagaaagaagaaaaagaaaaagaagaagaagaagaagtgcTGGAGTTGAAGCTggaggaagaggaagaagaggaaCTAGAGGAACAGGTCCTGTTTccaaaaatcattaatagAGATccatcaattgattcagaTTATGATTCCGAtcttgatttaaataattctgaatcaatatcaattaatcaattaaaagCTCATAAATATTTAGGATGA
- a CDS encoding chromatin-remodeling ATPase (Putative ATPase and nucleosome spacing factor; heterozygous null mutant displays sensitivity to virgineone): MNISSMLSSDNNVSLKESMTTATDQQQQQQAESVDHASINGNGQTSVSAVNNVQENHLSEFHSSNQQHSSIPPVGTTVEHATTTTTTATNHQPVNSSPLKHSVDENSNPTTISSLKKDTNSIIASILPESYQFDNSYTPTIDQKYKSVFESNINVINQLDQYQQMGHHLKLMKFDEVKLNNYLINTGQFASNYIDRVVAEDISSRNNKISETNKNKELIAIDYSKPLHHNSTRGKEFKWGSTRKIHKVEHKSRRRKPAATTSTTDDSNKAVAAAANGTKDHSATAGTTASANGSDTPDRRHQRQSSKPSTPILIKPKTEPGKGSPEIQPRRSSRPKVKRKAFEDELETADKQSSTQQVKKSQESTGRDHKRVKIENKQEEQQQHQQQQQADEEDEAEAEAEAEQKPKSGALSEAAAAGMTAKEFKAFMRQYDNTYIAIWKDLSRKDGPKGSRSMQQATQGRLINLRKTALLAAREAKRWQLKNTKNQKDLTTKARRAMREMFNFWKRNERLERDLKKKHEKELLDKAKKEEEEREAKRQSRKLNFLITQTELYSHFIGKKIKTDELEGTNADDNLKSNTKEHLDKYADVDGSATHDINAVDFDNDDEEALRRMAAQNAQNALIEVQNKAKQFDNSEESFKNPDTNGEEMNFQNPTLLGDITIPQPNMLKCTLKEYQLKGLNWLANLYEQGINGILADEMGLGKTVQSISVLAYLAETYNMWGPFLVVTPASTLHNWQQEITKFVPEFKVLPYWGNAKDRKILRKFWDRKSLRYDKDSPFHVLVTSYQLIVADIAYFQKMKWQYMILDEAQAIKSSSSSRWKSLLNLTCRNRLLLTGTPIQNSMQELWALLHFIMPSIFDSHDEFSDWFAKDIESHAQSNTSLDEQQLRRLHMILKPFMLRRIKKNVQSELGDKVEIDVYCDLTTRQKKLYQQLRSQISMSDTDLLELESNSTSSDSSLANLVMQFRKVCNHPDLFERADVNSPFSFGKFAETGSFLRETNELDVNYSTENIVQYDLPRLIYDELLTPNYNKSIRDSIYSKFSIYNPENMNATGWLQGINVSPNELKHYSQMDILSRAIEMQNKPTETEKLERINYLYEGDYIPKNKKLLITDHSTSTNSSFISNSLVFSDLVSIKEKVGEDMYLNKLEPAVTPIASAPPITVNCSSMNFTNKMNNTLFDSNIRSSLIPLSLSTELKLMKDQIPLEQYPKSNMLPMPIFDYSNIRMPSMDRFIAESGKLAKLDELLIDLKRGGHRILIYFQMTRMMQIFEEYLAYKSYKYIRLDGSTTIESRREMVQAWQTNPEIFIFMLSTRAGGLGLNLTSADTVIFYDSDWNPTIDSQAMDRAHRIGQTKQVKVFRLVTRNTIEQKILERAKEKEEIQKLVVGNM, from the coding sequence atgaaCATCTCTTCTATGTTATCATCAGATAATAATGTGTCGTTGAAAGAGTCGATGACAACGGCAACTGatcaacagcaacaacagcaggCGGAACTGGTGGATCATGCATCAATCAATGGAAATGGACAAACATCAGTGCTGGCAGTGAATAATGTTCAAGAGAACCATCTATCAGAATTTCATTCACTGAACCAACAACATTCCAGTATACCTCCTGTTGGAACTACTGTGGAACACgccaccacaaccaccacaaccGCAACTAACCATCAACCAGTTAATCTGTCACCTTTGAAACATTctgttgatgaaaattcCAATCCTACTACCATATCctcattgaaaaaagacACAAACTCTATTATTGCTAGTATACTACCAGAAAgttatcaatttgataattcataTACACCTACAATAGATCAAAAATACAAATCAGTATTTGAATCCAATATAAATGtcattaatcaattagATCAATACCAACAAATGGGtcatcatttgaaattaatgaaatttgatgaagttaaattgaacaattatCTTATTAATACTGGTCAATTTGCttcaaattatattgataGAGTTGTTGCTGAAGATATATCttcaagaaataataaaattagtgaaactaataaaaataaagagTTAATTGCTATTGATTATTCGAAACCATTACATCATAATAGTACTAGAGGTAAAGAATTTAAATGGGGTTCAACAAGGAAAATTCATAAAGTTGAACACaaatcaagaagaagaaaaccTGCTGCTACAACCAGTACTACAGATGATTCAAATAAagctgttgctgctgctgcaaATGGTACAAAAGATCATAGTGCTACAGCAGGAACCACTGCCTCTGCCAATGGTTCTGATACACCTGATCGCCGTCATCAACGTCAATCTTCAAAACCTTCAACTCctattttgataaaaccAAAGACTGAACCTGGTAAAGGACTGCCTGAAATACAaccaagaagaagtagTCGTCCTAAAGTGAAAAGAAAGGcatttgaagatgaattagAAACTGCTGACAAGCAATCATCTACTCAACAAGTAAAGAAATCACAAGAATCGACTGGTAGAGATCATAAACGTGTCAAGATTGAGAATAAACAGGAAgaacagcaacagcatcaacagcagcagcaagcagatgaagaagacgaaGCTGAAGCAGAAGCAGAAGCAGAACAAAAGCCTAAATCTGGTGCATTATCAGAAGCTGCTGCTGCAGGTATGACTGCTAAAGAATTTAAAGCCTTTATGAGACAATATGATAATACATATATTGCCATTTGGAAAGATTTGTCGAGAAAAGATGGACCGAAAGGAAGTAGGCTGATGCAACAAGCTACTCAAGGTAGACTTATTAATCTTAGAAAGACGGCATTATTGGCTGCTAGAGAAGCTAAAAGATggcaattgaaaaataccaagaatcaaaaagaTCTTACTACTAAAGCCAGAAGAGCCATGAGAGAAATGTTTAATTTCTGGAAACGAAATGAAAGACTCGAACGtgatttgaagaagaaacatGAAAAggaattattagataaagccaaaaaagaggaagaagaaagagaagCCAAAAGACAACTgagaaaattaaatttctTAATTACTCAAACCGAATTATATTCACATTTCATtggtaaaaaaattaaaactgATGAACTTGAAGGTACTAATGctgatgataatttgaaatcaaacacCAAAGAACATTTGGATAAATATGCTGATGTTGATGGATCTGCCACTCATGATATTAATgctgttgattttgataatgatgatgaagaagcaTTACGCAGAATGGCAGCCCAAAATGCACAAAATGCTCTTATTGAAGTGCAAAATAAGGCtaaacaatttgataatagTGAAGAATCATTCAAAAATCCTGACACCAATGGTGAAGAAATGAATTTCCAGAATCCAACCTTATTAGGAGATATCACTATACCTCAACCAAATATGTTGAAATGTACTTTGAAAgaatatcaattgaaaggTTTGAATTGGTTAGCAAACTTGTATGAACAAGGTATCAATGGTATTTTGGCTGATGAGATGGGTTTAGGTAAAACCGTTCAAAGTATATCGGTATTGGCATATTTAGCTGAAACTTATAATATGTGGGGTCCATTTTTGGTGGTGACTCCAGCATCAACATTGCATAATTGGCAACAAGAAATTACGAAATTTGTTCCTGAATTTAAAGTATTACCATATTGGGGGAATGCTAAAGATCGAAAAATTTTACGTAAATTTTGGGATAGGAAAAGTCTTCGATACGATAAGGATTCACCATTCCATGTTTTAGTTACAtcttatcaattgattgttgcTGATATTGCttatttccaaaaaatgaaatggCAATATATGATTTTAGATGAAGCTCAAGCTATTAAATCATCGTCTTCATCAAGATGGAAATCCCTTTTGAATTTAACTTGTCGTAATAGATTATTATTGACGGGTACtccaattcaaaattcCATGCAAGAATTATGGGCTCTTTTACATTTCATTATGCCGTCAATTTTCGATTCTCATGATGAATTTAGTGATTGGTTTGctaaagatattgaaagtCATGCACAATCCAATACCAGTTTAGATGAACAACAATTACGAAGATTACAtatgattttgaaaccaTTTATGTTGAGAAGAATCAAGAAGAATGTACAAAGTGAATTAGGTGataaagttgaaattgatgtttATTGTGATTTAACAACAAGACAAAAGAAactttatcaacaattgagATCACAAATTTCTATGCTGGATACTGATTTACTTGAACTTGAATCTAATTCTACTAGTTCTGATAGTTCATTAGCTAATTTAGTGATGCAATTTAGAAAAGTTTGTAATCATCCTGATTTATTTGAACGTGCTGATGTCAATTCACCATTTTCATTTGGGAAATTTGCTGAAACAGGTTCATTTTTAAGAGAAACTAATGAATTGGATGTAAATTATTCAACGGAAAATATTGTCCAATATGATTTACCTCGATTAATTTATGATGAACTATTAACCCCAAATTATAACAAACTGATTCGTGATTCCATTTATTCCAAATTTAGTATTTATAATCCCGAAAATATGAATGCAACGGGTTGGTTACAAGGTATAAATGTTTCTCctaatgaattgaaacattATTCTCAAATGGATATACTTTCAAGAGCTATTGAAATGCAAAATAAACCAACTGAAACTGAAAAACTAGaaagaataaattatctTTATGAAGGTGATTACATTcctaaaaataaaaaattactaATCACCGATCATAGTACCAGTACCAATAGCagttttatttcaaattcgTTGGTGTTTTCTGATCTTGTTTCTATTAAGGAGAAAGTTGGTGAAGATAtgtatttgaataaattagaACCAGCAGTGACACCCATTGCATCTGCTCCGCCAATCACTGTGAATTGTTCATCAATGAATTTTACCAATAAGATGAATAATACATTATTTGATTCCAATATAAGATCATCATTAAtaccattatcattatctactgaattaaaattaatgaaagaTCAAATCCCATTAGAACAATatccaaaatcaaacatgTTACCCATGccaatatttgattattcCAATATTCGTATGCCATCAATGGATAGATTTATAGCTGAATCAGGGAAATTAGCCAAATtagatgaattattaattgatttgaaacgAGGAGGTCATagaattttaatttattttcaaatgacAAGAATGATGCaaatttttgaagaatattTAGCTTATAAAagttataaatatattcgATTAGAtggatcaacaacaattgaatcaagAAGAGAAATGGTTCAAGCATGGCAAACCAACCCcgaaatatttatatttatgtTATCAACAAGAGCTGGTGGTTTAGGACTTAATTTAACTAGTGCCGATACGGTGATATTTTATGATAGTGATTGGAATCCAACTATTGATAGTCAAGCGATGGATAGAGCTCATAGAATTGGTCAAACTAAACAAGTTAAAGTATTTAGATTGGTTACTAGAAATActattgaacaaaaaattcttgaacGTGCTaaagaaaaggaagaaattcaaaaacttGTCGTTGGTAATATgtaa
- a CDS encoding uncharacterized protein (Ortholog(s) have endoplasmic reticulum, mitochondrion localization) — protein sequence MGLDHPAFTLSGLCAIGGIMGYARKGSFPSLVAGITFSALYGGAGYLLKQNADYGLELALSTSTVLLIAGLARSIPTGFAKPIPLVLLVLGGASTAYYAKKYNEFYPLFN from the coding sequence ATGGGATTAGATCATCCAGCATTTACATTATCAGGATTATGTGCCATTGGTGGTATCATGGGTTATGCCCGTAAAGGGTCTTTCCCTTCGTTAGTTGCCGGTATTACTTTTTCTGCTCTTTATGGTGGTGCTggttatttattgaaacaaaatgCTGATTATGGATTAGAATTAGCTTTAAGTACAAGTAcagtattattaattgcTGGATTAGCCAGATCTATTCCAACGGGTTTTGCCAAACCAATCCCACTTGTTCTATTAGTATTGGGTGGTGCTTCAACTGCTTATTATgctaaaaaatataatgaatTTTATCCATTATTCAactaa
- the ADE6 gene encoding phosphoribosylformylglycinamidine synthase (5-Phosphoribosylformyl glycinamidine synthetase; adenine biosynthesis; not induced in GCN response, in contrast to S. cerevisiae Ade6; protein in stationary phase yeast-form cultures; flow model and rat catheter biofilm repressed), translating into MSKFLILSGPKALSDFRINNLIQEIEKKIGQSDIIDKVVGSFTHYISLQQEQGDLTDKQLELLKILLTYDNPLETDNDENSSLNKILIKNSTVIDGESIELPPNTYLIQILPRPGTISPWSSKATDIAQICGLKDQIERIERGLSLLIKTKNGFKLDQNNNNNNNDSGSNSNSIPIETLLTSVFDRMTQSIYFGNNVPQYNDLFAHHSPKPLVTIDIISDSENLIKANKELGLALDQGEIDYLINAFKEIIGRNPTDVELFMFAQVNSEHCRHKIFNADWTIDGTTKELSLFKMIKNTHEKTPQYTISAYSDNAAVFEGHEGYVWTPDFKTKQWKSIKEKVQTLVKVETHNHPTAVSPFAGAATGSGGEIRDEGAVGRGSKSKAGLSGFSVADLNIPTLPQPWERNVGKPNHIASSLDIMLEAPIGSAAFNNEFGRPAINGYFRTLTTEVENSHGETEIRGFHKPIMLAGGMGAIRPDLALKDTKITPGAKLIVLGGQSMLIGLGGGAASSISSGEGSADLDFASVQRGNPEIQRRAQEVINACVSLGKLGNPIQSIHDVGAGGLSNALPELVHDNDLGAKFELRSILSLEPGMSPMEIWCNESQERYVLGVAPENLDLFAKICQRERAPFAVVGVATEEQRLVLTDSLLNSTPIDLEMSVLFGKPPKMSRTAITSNLNLTPFETTNNNLDVSESIDRVLQLPAVGSKNFLITIGDRFITGLVDRDQMVGPWQVPVADVGVTATSLGDTILSTGEAMAMGEKPTLALISASASAKMCVAESLLNIFAADIPSLDHVKLSANWMSAASHEGEGAKLYEAVQAIGMDLCPDLGISIPVGKDSMSMKMKWDDKEVTAPLALTITSFAPVDNTSNTWTPQLQNLDEQQQEETVLVLVDLAASNEAGKSLGGSALAQVYKQVGDSAPTVHSHKILKSFLETLIVLHKQFDILAYHDRSEGGLITTVLEMAFAGRCGLDLNINGKQDVFTELFNEELGAVFQIKFKDYTKFQQIFLDNGIDENFIQIIGKPKFDSKQLIDISFNGTPIYSSTRGHLQQLWSNTSYHIQKLRDNPITSTQEYDAIKDDNDPGISYQLTYQPNEFKKYSSQQPKVAILREQGVNSQQEMAWCFQQAGFDVYDVTMSDILEGRTTLDDFVGIAACGGFSYGDVLGAGAGWAKSVLFHDKARQEFKKFFQDRNDTFAFGACNGCQFLSRIAELIPGTENWPTFEKNLSEQYEARFVMVEIESSPQKNNSIFLKNMKGSKLPIAVAHGEGRAQFKALQEQKDFQLDVIHYVDNYGKITENYPFNPNGSPNGIAGITNSNGRVLAMMPHPERVCRKESNSWYPIEQGKEWGQYGPWIELFKSAREWVGDNRN; encoded by the coding sequence atgAGTAAATTTCTTATTTTGTCAGGGCCAAAAGCTTTATCTGATTTtagaatcaataatttgattcaagaaattgaaaaaaaaattggtcaatcagatataattgataaagttGTTGGTTCATTTACTCATTATATTTCATTACAACAAGAGCAAGGTGATTTAACTgataaacaattggaattattaaaaattttattaacttATGATAACCCTCTTGAAactgataatgatgaaaattcatctttaaataaaattttaattaaaaattctACTGTTATTGATGGTGAATCTATTGAATTACCCCCAAATACTTATTTGATCCAAATATTACCAAGACCAGGAACAATTTCTCCTTGGTCTTCTAAAGCTACTGATATTGCTCAAATTTGTGGATTAAaagatcaaattgaaagaattgaacgaggattatcattattaattaaaactaaaaatggATTCAAATTAgatcaaaacaacaataacaataataatgatagtggttctaattctaattctaTTCCTATTGAAACTCTTTTAACTTCAGTTTTCGATAGAATGACGCAACTGATCTATTTTGGTAATAATGTTCCTCaatataatgatttatttgcTCATCATTCACCAAAACCTTTAGTCacaattgatattatttcCGATCTggaaaatttaattaaagcTAATAAAGAATTAGGTTTAGCTTTAGATCAAggtgaaattgattatttaattaatgcatttaaagaaatcattGGTCGTAATCCAACTGATGTTGAATTGTTTATGTTTGCTCAAGTTAATTCTGAACATTGTCGtcataaaatttttaatgcTGATTGGACTATTGATGGCACCACTAaagaattatcattatttaaaatgATTAAAAATACTCATGAAAAAACTCCTCAATATACTATTTCGGCTTATTCTGATAATGCGGCAGTTTTCGAAGGTCATGAAGGTTATGTTTGGACTCCAGATTTTAAGACAAAACAATGGAAATctattaaagaaaaagttcAAACTTTAGTTAAAGTAGAAACTCATAATCATCCAACCGCAGTATCGCCATTTGCTGGTGCTGCCACTGGTTCAGGTGGAGAAATTAGAGATGAAGGTGCTGTTGGTAGAGGTTCTAAATCTAAAGCAGGATTATCGGGATTTTCTGTTGCTGATTTAAATATTCCAACTTTGCCTCAACCTTGGGAAAGAAATGTTGGTAAACCAAATCATATTGCTTCATCATTAGATATTATGTTAGAAGCCCCCATTGGATCCGCTGcttttaataatgaatttggtAGACCGGCCATTAATGGTTATTTTAGAACTTTAACTACTGAAGTGGAAAATTCTCATGGTGAAACAGAAATTAGAGGTTTCCATAAACCAATTATGTTGGCTGGTGGTATGGGAGCAATTAGACCTGATTTAGCTCTTAAAGATACTAAAATCACCCCGGGGgcaaaattaattgttcTTGGTGGTCAATCAATGTTGATTGGTTtaggtggtggtgctgcttcatcaatttcttcgGGTGAAGGTTCGGCTGATTTAGATTTTGCTTCTGTTCAAAGAGGTAATCCAGAAATTCAAAGAAGAGCTCAAGAAGTTATTAATGCTTGTGTATCATTGGGTAAATTGGGTAATCCAATTCAATCGATTCATGATGTTGGTGCTGGTGGATTATCTAATGCCTTGCCGGAATTAGTTcatgataatgatttgggggctaaatttgaattaagaTCTATATTATCGTTAGAACCAGGTATGTCACCAATGGAAATTTGGTGTAATGAATCCCAAGAAAGATATGTTTTAGGAGTAGCACCAgaaaatttggatttatttGCTAAGATTTGTCAACGTGAAAGAGCTCCATTTGCAGTTGTTGGAGTTGCTACTGAAGAACAACGTTTAGTTTTAACTGATTctttattaaattcaacTCCAATTGATTTAGAAATGTCTGTATTATTTGGTAAGCCACCAAAAATGTCTCGTACCGCAATTacttcaaatttaaatttgacTCCATTTGAAACCACTAACAACAACCTAGATGTTAGTGAATCTATTGATAGAGTATTACAATTACCTGCAGTTGGATCCAAAAATTTCCTTATTACTATTGGTGATAGATTTATTACTGGATTAGTTGATCGTGATCAAATGGTGGGTCCTTGGCAAGTCCCCGTTGCTGATGTTGGAGTCACTGCTACTTCTCTTGGTGATACTATTTTATCCACTGGTGAAGCTATGGCTATGGGTGAAAAACCAACATTAGCATTAATTTCTGCTAGTGCATCGGCCAAAATGTGTGTTGCCGAATCgttattaaatatttttgcaGCTGATATCCCTTCATTAGATCATGTTAAATTATCAGCTAATTGGATGTCAGCAGCATCCCATGAAGGTGAAGGAGCTAAATTATATGAAGCAGTTCAAGCCATTGGTATGGATTTATGTCCAGATTTGGGTATTTCTATCCCTGTGGGTAAAGATTCCATGTcgatgaaaatgaaatggGATGATAAAGAAGTTACTGCTCCTTTAGCTTTAACTATTACTTCATTTGCCCCAGTTGATAATACTTCTAATACTTGGACCCctcaattacaaaatttggatgaacaacaacaagaagaaactgTATTAGTTTTAGTTGATTTGGCTGCATCTAATGAAGCCGGAAAGTCTTTAGGTGGGTCAGCTTTAGCTCAAGTTTATAAACAAGTTGGGGATTCTGCACCAACAGTTCATTCTCAtaagattttgaaatcatttttagaaactcttattgttttacataaacaatttgatataTTAGCATATCATGATAGATCAGAAGGTGGGTTAATTACTACTGTTTTAGAAATGGCATTTGCTGGAAGATGTGGATTAGATTTAAATATTAATGGTAAACAAGATGTTTTCAcagaattatttaatgaagaattagGAGCAGTTTTccaaattaaatttaaagatTATACCAAATTCCAACAAATTTTCTTGGATAATggaattgatgaaaatttcaTCCAAATTATTGGTAAACCTAAATTTGATTCTAAACAATTAATCgatatttcttttaatgGTACACCAATATATTCATCTACTCGTGGTCatttacaacaattatGGTCTAATACATCTTAtcatattcaaaaattaagaGATAATCCAATTACTTCTACACAAGAATATGATGCCATTaaagatgataatgatcCAGGTATTTCATATCAATTGACATATCAACCAaatgaattcaaaaaatattctCTGCAACAACCTAAAGTTGCTATTTTAAGAGAACAAGGGGTCAATTCTCAACAAGAAATGGCTTGGTGTTTCCAACAAGCTGGATTTGATGTTTATGACGTTACCATGTCGGATATTTTAGAAGGTAGAACCACATTAGATGATTTTGTCGGAATTGCTGCATGTGGAGGATTTTCTTATGGTGATGTTTTAGGTGCTGGTGCCGGATGGGCTAAATCAGTTTTATTCCATGATAAAGCTCGTcaagaatttaaaaaatttttccaagATAGAAATGATACATTTGCCTTTGGTGCATGTAATGGATGTCAATTTTTAAGTAGAATAGCTGAATTAATCCCTGGTACTGAAAATTGGCcaacttttgaaaaaaatttatcagaACAATATGAAGCTAGATTTGTTAtggttgaaattgaatcatcCCCACagaaaaataattcaatttttttgaaaaatatgaaagGTTCTAAATTACCAATTGCTGTAGCTCATGGTGAAGGTAGAGCTCAATTTAAAGCTTTacaagaacaaaaagattTCCAATTGGATGTGATTCATTatgttgataattatgGTAAAATTACGGAAAATTATCCTTTTAATCCAAATGGTTCACCAAATGGTATTGCTGGTATTACTAATTCTAATGGTAGAGTATTAGCCATGATGCCTCATCCAGAAAGAGTTTGTAGAAAGGAATCAAATTCTTGGTATCCAATTGAACAAGGTAAAGAATGGGGTCAATATGGTCCATGGATtgaattattcaaatctgCTAGAGAATGGGTTGGTGATAATAGGAATTAG
- a CDS encoding uncharacterized protein (Protein of unknown function; Hap43-induced; rat catheter and Spider biofilm induced) codes for MAQGNLKLKSKQSNRITKKQQNPKKAAPKIIKPKKTIAKESLKLTKIHSGQLMKSTEKLIASRVGHLELIKGSRRQVEKENKQQANKK; via the coding sequence ATGGCTCAAggtaatttgaaattaaaatctaaacaatcaaatagAATAACTAAAAAGCAACAAAATCCTAAAAAAGCTGCCccaaaaatcattaaacCTAAAAAAACCATTGCTAAAGAATCATTAAAACTTACAAAAATTCATCTGGgtcaattaatgaaaagtACTGAGAAATTAATTGCTAGTAGAGTTGGTCATTtagaattaattaaaggTTCAAGAAGAcaagttgaaaaagaaaataaacaacaagccaacaaaaaataa